GCCTTGGCGCAGTTCATGATGGTGTGGCAGCGGTAGAGTCGGAACGGATCCTCGAGATTGTCGAGCCGTTCGCCGGTGGCCTCGTCGCGCGAATCGGACACCCAGCGGTTGGCCTGGAGCAGGGCCGCAGGACCGAGATAGCGGTCGCTGTTCCACCAATAGCTCGGGCACGAGGTCGAGCAGCAGGCGCAGAGAATGCACTCGTAAAGACCGTCGAGCTTCTCGCGGTCCTCGTGGCTCTGGCGCCATTCCTTCTGCGGCGTCGGCGAGGTCGTCTTCAGCCACGGTTCGATGGAGGCGTACTGCGCATAGAAATTGGTGAGGTCGGGGACCAGGTCCTTCACCACCGGCTGGTGGGGCAGCGGATTGATCTTCACCGCGCCGTCCTTCACGTCATGCATCGAACGTGTGCAGGCCAGCGTGTTCTGGCCGTCGATGTTCATCGCGCAGGAACCGCAGACGCCTTCGCGGCAGGAGCGGCGGAAGGTCAGCGACGGATCGATGTGGTTCTTGATCCAGATCAGGCCGTCCAGCACCATCGGACCGCAGTCGTTGGTGTCGACGTAATAGGTGTCGACGCTCGGATTCTTG
This portion of the Bradyrhizobium diazoefficiens genome encodes:
- a CDS encoding succinate dehydrogenase iron-sulfur subunit, with the protein product MVEFALPKNSKITGGKTWPKPAGATDVREFRVYRWNPDDGKNPSVDTYYVDTNDCGPMVLDGLIWIKNHIDPSLTFRRSCREGVCGSCAMNIDGQNTLACTRSMHDVKDGAVKINPLPHQPVVKDLVPDLTNFYAQYASIEPWLKTTSPTPQKEWRQSHEDREKLDGLYECILCACCSTSCPSYWWNSDRYLGPAALLQANRWVSDSRDEATGERLDNLEDPFRLYRCHTIMNCAKACPKGLNPAEAIAELKLKMVERQI